The Xenopus tropicalis strain Nigerian chromosome 2, UCB_Xtro_10.0, whole genome shotgun sequence genome window below encodes:
- the ube3a gene encoding ubiquitin-protein ligase E3A gives MKRAAAKHLIERYYHQLTEGCGNETCTNEFCASCPTFLRMDNNAAAIKALELYKVNAKLCDPHPSKKGTSSSYLENNSKSAHNNSCTERKMNKKDLHGPRDDFKDVTFLSEEKVYEILELCREKEDYSPLIRVIGRVFSSAEALVQSFRKAKHHTKEELKSLQEKDEDKDEDEKEKAASSAAAMEEDSGASSSRLSDNSQGDNNIQKLGPEEVSLDIEAVRRVYHRLLSNEKIETAFLNALVYLSPNVECDLTYHNVYSRDPNYLNLFIIVMENGNLHSPEYLEMALPLFCKAMSKLPLAAQAKLIRLWSKYSAEQIRRMMETFQQLITYKVISNEFNSRNLVNDDDAIVAATKCLKMVYYSNVVGGEIETDHNEEEDDEPVPESSELTLQELLGEERRNKKGPRVDPLETELGVKSIDCRKPLIPFEEFVNEPLNDVLEMDKDYTFFKVETENKFSFMTCPFILNAVTKNLGLYYDNRIRMYSERRITVLYSLVQGQQLNPYLRLKVRRDHIIDDALVRLEMIAMENPADLKKQLYVEFEGEQGVDEGGVSKEFFQLVVEEIFNPDIGMFTYDESTKHSWFNPSSFETEGQFTLIGIVLGLAIYNNCILDVHFPMVVYRKLMGKKGTFRDLADSHPVLYQSLKELLEYEGNVEEDMMMTFQISQTDLFGNPLMHDLKENGDKIPITNENRKEFVSLYTDYILNKSVEKQFKAFRRGFHMVTNESPLKYLFRPEEIELLICGSRNLDFQALKDTTEYDGGYTRDSNIIKEFWEIVNSFTEEQKRLFLQFTTGTDRAPVGGLGKLKMIIAKNGPDTDRLPTSHTCFNVLLLPEYSNKEKLKERLLKAITYAKGFGML, from the exons AT GAAGCGAGCAGCTGCAAAGCATCTAATAGAACGCTACTACCACCAGTTAACTGAGGGTTGTGGAAATGAAACCTGCACGAATGAATTTTGTGCTTCCTGTCCCACTTTTCTTCGTATGGATAACAATGCAGCAGCCATTAAGGCCCTCGAGTTATATAAGGTTAATGCAAAACTCTGTGATCCTCATCCCTCCAAGAAAGGAACAAGCTCATCTTATCTAGAGAACAATTCGAAAAGTGCCCATAACAACTCCTGCACAGAAAGAAAGATGAATAAGAAAGACCTTCATGGACCCAGAGATGACTTTAAAG ATGTCACTTTCCTGTCTGAAGAAAAAGTGTATGAAATTCTTGAATTGTGTAGAGAAAAAGAGGACTACTCGCCTTTAATTCGGGTGATCGGGAGAGTATTTTCCAGTGCAGAAGCTTTGGTTCAGAGTTTCCGAAAAGCAAAGCACCATACAAAGGAGGAGCTAAAATCCTTGCAAGAAAAGGATGAAGATAAGGATGAAGATGAAAAGGAAAAAGCTGCATCATCTGCTGCTGCAATGGAAGAGGATTCTGGAGCATCATCCTCAAGGTTAAGTGACAACTCACAAGGAGACAACAACATACAGAAACTAGGCCCTGAAGAAGTGTCTCTAGATATAGAAGCAGTTCGACGGGTGTATCACAGGTTACTTTCTAATGAGAAAATAGAAACTGCCTTTCTGAATGCACTTGTGTACCTTTCTCCTAATGTGGAATGTGACTTAACTTATCATAATGTTTATTCACGAGATCCCAACTATCTCAATTTGTTTATAATCGTCATGGAGAATGGTAATCTCCATAGTCCTGAATACCTGGAAATGGCTTTACCGTTGTTTTGCAAAGCAATGAGTAAATTGCCATTAGCAGCGCAAGCAAAGTTGATCCGTCTTTGGTCAAAGTACAGCGCTGAGCAGATTCGCCGAATGATGGAAACATTTCAGCAGCTTATAACCTATAAAGTTATAAGTAACGAGTTCAACAGTCGAAATTTAGTCAATGATGATGATGCTATTGTTGCAGCAACAAAGTGCTTAAAAATGGTTTACTATTCAAATGTTGTTGGTGGAGAGATTGAAACTGACCATAATGAAGAGGAAGATGATGAACCTGTTCCTGAGTCCAGTGAGTTAACTCTGCAGGAGCTGCTAGGGGAAGAACGAAGAAACAAAAAAGGCCCTCGAGTAGATCCCCTTGAAACCGAACTTGGTGTTAAAAGCATTGATTGCAGGAAACCTCTCATCCCTTTCGAGGAATTCGTTAACGAACCACTAAATGATGTTCTAGAAATGGACAAAGATTATACTTTCTTTAAAGTAGAGACTGAAAACAAATTCTCTTTTATGACTTGCCCCTTTATCCTGAATGCAGTTACAAAGAATCTTGGTCTGTATTATGACAACAGAATCCGCATGTACAGTGAAAGGCGAATAACTGTTCTGTATAGTCTAGTGCAAGGACAGCAACTTAACCCCTATTTGAGGCTCAAAGTACGGCGAGATCACATCATTGACGATGCTCTTGTTAGG cttgagatgattGCCATGGAAAATCCTGCAGATTTGAAGAAGCAATTATATGTGGAATTTGAGGGAGAACAAGGAGTTGACGAAGGAGGTGTTTCTAAAGAGTTTTTCCAATTAGTTGTTGAAGAAATTTTCAACCCTGATATTG GTATGTTTACGTATGATGAGTCCACTAAACACTCTTGGTTCAATCCATCATCTTTTGAGACAGAAGGACAGTTTACACTTATTGGCATTGTGCTGGGCCTTGCAATTTACAATAATTGCATTCTAGATGTGCATTTTCCAATGGTTGTATATAGAAAACTAATGGGGAAAAAAGGAACCTTCCGTGACCTTGCTGATTCTCATCCT GTTCTTTATCAGAGTTTAAAAGAATTGTTGGAGTATGAAGGCAATGTTGAAGAAGATATGATGATGACTTTCCAGATCTCTCAGACTGACCTCTTTGGAAATCCTTTAATGCACGACTTAAAGGAAAATGGAGATAAAATCCCCATTACAAATGAGAACAGAAAG GAATTTGTCAGTCTATACACAGACTATATTCTAAATAAATCAGTGGAAAAGCAATTTAAAGCCTTCAGAAGGGGCTTTCACATGGTTACCAATGAATCGCCTCTGAAATATCTGTTTAGACCAGAGGAGATTGAACTTCTTATTTGTGGAAGTAGG AATTTAGATTTCCAAGCTCTGAAAGATACTACGGAATATGATGGTGGCTATACCAGAGATTCAAATATAATAAA ggAGTTTTGGGAAATTGTAAATTCTTTCACAGAGGAACAAAAAAGATTGTTCTTGCAATTTACAACAGGCACGGACAGAGCACCTGTAGGTGGGCTAGGCAAATTAAAGATGATTATAGCCAAAAACGGCCCTGATACAGACAG gTTACCAACATCTCATACTTGCTTTAATGTCCTTTTGCTTCCGGAGTACTCAAATAAAGAGAAACTGAAGGAGAGATTGTTAAAGGCCATCACTTATGCTAAGGGGTTTGGTATGCTCTAA
- the ube3a gene encoding ubiquitin-protein ligase E3A isoform X1, with protein MSSPDKRWQQEREGAPEPEERRTNTPRSSPGHSPEGDRSPGDPYSENLENSRMKRAAAKHLIERYYHQLTEGCGNETCTNEFCASCPTFLRMDNNAAAIKALELYKVNAKLCDPHPSKKGTSSSYLENNSKSAHNNSCTERKMNKKDLHGPRDDFKDVTFLSEEKVYEILELCREKEDYSPLIRVIGRVFSSAEALVQSFRKAKHHTKEELKSLQEKDEDKDEDEKEKAASSAAAMEEDSGASSSRLSDNSQGDNNIQKLGPEEVSLDIEAVRRVYHRLLSNEKIETAFLNALVYLSPNVECDLTYHNVYSRDPNYLNLFIIVMENGNLHSPEYLEMALPLFCKAMSKLPLAAQAKLIRLWSKYSAEQIRRMMETFQQLITYKVISNEFNSRNLVNDDDAIVAATKCLKMVYYSNVVGGEIETDHNEEEDDEPVPESSELTLQELLGEERRNKKGPRVDPLETELGVKSIDCRKPLIPFEEFVNEPLNDVLEMDKDYTFFKVETENKFSFMTCPFILNAVTKNLGLYYDNRIRMYSERRITVLYSLVQGQQLNPYLRLKVRRDHIIDDALVRLEMIAMENPADLKKQLYVEFEGEQGVDEGGVSKEFFQLVVEEIFNPDIGMFTYDESTKHSWFNPSSFETEGQFTLIGIVLGLAIYNNCILDVHFPMVVYRKLMGKKGTFRDLADSHPVLYQSLKELLEYEGNVEEDMMMTFQISQTDLFGNPLMHDLKENGDKIPITNENRKEFVSLYTDYILNKSVEKQFKAFRRGFHMVTNESPLKYLFRPEEIELLICGSRNLDFQALKDTTEYDGGYTRDSNIIKEFWEIVNSFTEEQKRLFLQFTTGTDRAPVGGLGKLKMIIAKNGPDTDRLPTSHTCFNVLLLPEYSNKEKLKERLLKAITYAKGFGML; from the exons atcACCAGGAgacccttattcagaaaatcTAGAAAATAGCCGAAT GAAGCGAGCAGCTGCAAAGCATCTAATAGAACGCTACTACCACCAGTTAACTGAGGGTTGTGGAAATGAAACCTGCACGAATGAATTTTGTGCTTCCTGTCCCACTTTTCTTCGTATGGATAACAATGCAGCAGCCATTAAGGCCCTCGAGTTATATAAGGTTAATGCAAAACTCTGTGATCCTCATCCCTCCAAGAAAGGAACAAGCTCATCTTATCTAGAGAACAATTCGAAAAGTGCCCATAACAACTCCTGCACAGAAAGAAAGATGAATAAGAAAGACCTTCATGGACCCAGAGATGACTTTAAAG ATGTCACTTTCCTGTCTGAAGAAAAAGTGTATGAAATTCTTGAATTGTGTAGAGAAAAAGAGGACTACTCGCCTTTAATTCGGGTGATCGGGAGAGTATTTTCCAGTGCAGAAGCTTTGGTTCAGAGTTTCCGAAAAGCAAAGCACCATACAAAGGAGGAGCTAAAATCCTTGCAAGAAAAGGATGAAGATAAGGATGAAGATGAAAAGGAAAAAGCTGCATCATCTGCTGCTGCAATGGAAGAGGATTCTGGAGCATCATCCTCAAGGTTAAGTGACAACTCACAAGGAGACAACAACATACAGAAACTAGGCCCTGAAGAAGTGTCTCTAGATATAGAAGCAGTTCGACGGGTGTATCACAGGTTACTTTCTAATGAGAAAATAGAAACTGCCTTTCTGAATGCACTTGTGTACCTTTCTCCTAATGTGGAATGTGACTTAACTTATCATAATGTTTATTCACGAGATCCCAACTATCTCAATTTGTTTATAATCGTCATGGAGAATGGTAATCTCCATAGTCCTGAATACCTGGAAATGGCTTTACCGTTGTTTTGCAAAGCAATGAGTAAATTGCCATTAGCAGCGCAAGCAAAGTTGATCCGTCTTTGGTCAAAGTACAGCGCTGAGCAGATTCGCCGAATGATGGAAACATTTCAGCAGCTTATAACCTATAAAGTTATAAGTAACGAGTTCAACAGTCGAAATTTAGTCAATGATGATGATGCTATTGTTGCAGCAACAAAGTGCTTAAAAATGGTTTACTATTCAAATGTTGTTGGTGGAGAGATTGAAACTGACCATAATGAAGAGGAAGATGATGAACCTGTTCCTGAGTCCAGTGAGTTAACTCTGCAGGAGCTGCTAGGGGAAGAACGAAGAAACAAAAAAGGCCCTCGAGTAGATCCCCTTGAAACCGAACTTGGTGTTAAAAGCATTGATTGCAGGAAACCTCTCATCCCTTTCGAGGAATTCGTTAACGAACCACTAAATGATGTTCTAGAAATGGACAAAGATTATACTTTCTTTAAAGTAGAGACTGAAAACAAATTCTCTTTTATGACTTGCCCCTTTATCCTGAATGCAGTTACAAAGAATCTTGGTCTGTATTATGACAACAGAATCCGCATGTACAGTGAAAGGCGAATAACTGTTCTGTATAGTCTAGTGCAAGGACAGCAACTTAACCCCTATTTGAGGCTCAAAGTACGGCGAGATCACATCATTGACGATGCTCTTGTTAGG cttgagatgattGCCATGGAAAATCCTGCAGATTTGAAGAAGCAATTATATGTGGAATTTGAGGGAGAACAAGGAGTTGACGAAGGAGGTGTTTCTAAAGAGTTTTTCCAATTAGTTGTTGAAGAAATTTTCAACCCTGATATTG GTATGTTTACGTATGATGAGTCCACTAAACACTCTTGGTTCAATCCATCATCTTTTGAGACAGAAGGACAGTTTACACTTATTGGCATTGTGCTGGGCCTTGCAATTTACAATAATTGCATTCTAGATGTGCATTTTCCAATGGTTGTATATAGAAAACTAATGGGGAAAAAAGGAACCTTCCGTGACCTTGCTGATTCTCATCCT GTTCTTTATCAGAGTTTAAAAGAATTGTTGGAGTATGAAGGCAATGTTGAAGAAGATATGATGATGACTTTCCAGATCTCTCAGACTGACCTCTTTGGAAATCCTTTAATGCACGACTTAAAGGAAAATGGAGATAAAATCCCCATTACAAATGAGAACAGAAAG GAATTTGTCAGTCTATACACAGACTATATTCTAAATAAATCAGTGGAAAAGCAATTTAAAGCCTTCAGAAGGGGCTTTCACATGGTTACCAATGAATCGCCTCTGAAATATCTGTTTAGACCAGAGGAGATTGAACTTCTTATTTGTGGAAGTAGG AATTTAGATTTCCAAGCTCTGAAAGATACTACGGAATATGATGGTGGCTATACCAGAGATTCAAATATAATAAA ggAGTTTTGGGAAATTGTAAATTCTTTCACAGAGGAACAAAAAAGATTGTTCTTGCAATTTACAACAGGCACGGACAGAGCACCTGTAGGTGGGCTAGGCAAATTAAAGATGATTATAGCCAAAAACGGCCCTGATACAGACAG gTTACCAACATCTCATACTTGCTTTAATGTCCTTTTGCTTCCGGAGTACTCAAATAAAGAGAAACTGAAGGAGAGATTGTTAAAGGCCATCACTTATGCTAAGGGGTTTGGTATGCTCTAA